The Thalassotalea sp. 273M-4 genome includes a region encoding these proteins:
- a CDS encoding amidohydrolase, translating into MSVKDGHIAGKIIDPHLHFFALAEGDYHWLKPENPPFWPDKSRINHPYQQQDITSSNVPIAGFVHIEAGFDNTSPENEIRWLEQHATLPFKSIAFCDLGASDFTQQLARLTQYDSVVGIRHILDDDAKAILTSPLAQENLQQLAQQSLIFELQTDICKVENLAAVVNMLKAQPKLEVILNHAGFLPLQQLTPTLKSLLSQLSQFANLYVKASGWEMSNRQWQLQPAVSVITDLVQYFGDDRVMLASNFPVSELAQPYAKLWTNYWQSFAHTPELWQKLSYQNSHRLYRF; encoded by the coding sequence TTGTCAGTAAAGGATGGACACATAGCGGGTAAAATTATTGACCCGCACCTGCACTTTTTTGCCTTAGCAGAAGGAGATTATCATTGGCTAAAACCTGAAAATCCACCTTTTTGGCCGGATAAGTCGCGAATTAATCACCCTTATCAGCAACAGGACATAACAAGCTCAAACGTCCCCATAGCCGGTTTTGTTCATATTGAAGCAGGCTTTGATAACACCAGCCCAGAAAATGAAATTCGCTGGTTAGAACAACATGCCACCTTGCCTTTTAAGTCGATTGCCTTTTGCGATTTGGGTGCCAGCGATTTTACTCAACAACTTGCAAGACTGACCCAATATGACAGTGTGGTTGGTATTCGCCATATTCTTGACGACGATGCCAAGGCCATATTGACATCCCCTTTAGCACAAGAAAACCTGCAACAACTGGCTCAACAAAGCTTAATCTTTGAACTGCAAACCGACATCTGCAAGGTCGAAAATTTAGCCGCTGTGGTTAATATGCTTAAAGCCCAACCTAAGCTAGAAGTGATTTTGAATCACGCCGGTTTTTTGCCGCTACAACAACTGACGCCCACACTAAAATCGCTATTATCTCAGCTCAGTCAATTTGCCAACCTTTATGTAAAAGCGTCGGGCTGGGAAATGAGTAACCGTCAATGGCAACTTCAACCGGCGGTTTCGGTTATCACCGACCTAGTGCAATATTTTGGTGACGATAGGGTAATGCTAGCGAGTAACTTTCCGGTCAGTGAACTTGCTCAACCCTATGCAAAGCTGTGGACGAATTATTGGCAGTCTTTTGCTCATACCCCAGAGCTTTGGCAAAAATTAAGTTACCAAAACAGTCATCGCCTATACCGCTTTTAA
- a CDS encoding mandelate racemase/muconate lactonizing enzyme family protein — MKITHVEIFDIECPKRDVWNPVFVRIHTDEGIHGVGEAGLAYDLGHSAAAHMIKEIADAMLIGFNPFNTELLWQRMLRESFWGLGGGPVIYAAMSAIDTALWDIKGKALGMPVYQLLGGKVNDKLRTYASQLQFDWDREVKRLIEPVEYAKAAEKAMMQGFDAVKVDPIVYDANGVTHFDRTKIFTNPEMTLFRARLKAIRDAIGDDADLIFECHSLTGATTAIQLSDMLEEFRIMYFEEPVNYLNSDLHKKVSERVNVPIAGGERLYNRWGIKPYMQDQSIDVLQPDVGLCGGFTETKKVCDYADVFDVRIQAHVCGGPVATAASLHLETAIPNFLIHEHHTYAIKDWNRELCIEDPQPVNGYFQVSEAPGLGIELNDRVVKRSPNMTVK, encoded by the coding sequence ATGAAAATAACCCACGTAGAAATATTTGATATCGAGTGCCCAAAACGCGATGTTTGGAATCCGGTTTTTGTTCGTATTCACACCGATGAGGGCATTCATGGCGTAGGGGAAGCCGGACTCGCTTATGACTTAGGCCATAGCGCCGCAGCCCATATGATCAAAGAAATCGCTGATGCCATGTTGATAGGTTTTAACCCGTTTAATACCGAATTGCTGTGGCAAAGAATGCTTAGAGAAAGTTTTTGGGGGCTTGGTGGTGGGCCTGTTATTTATGCCGCCATGAGTGCTATAGACACTGCGCTTTGGGACATTAAAGGTAAAGCCCTGGGGATGCCGGTATATCAATTACTTGGTGGCAAGGTTAATGATAAATTGAGAACTTACGCCAGTCAGTTACAGTTTGATTGGGATCGCGAGGTTAAACGATTAATTGAACCGGTGGAATACGCTAAAGCAGCCGAAAAAGCGATGATGCAAGGGTTTGATGCGGTTAAGGTCGATCCTATTGTGTATGATGCCAATGGGGTTACGCATTTTGATCGTACCAAGATTTTTACTAACCCTGAAATGACGTTGTTTCGGGCTCGATTAAAAGCCATACGTGATGCCATTGGCGATGACGCCGATCTTATTTTTGAATGCCACAGTTTAACAGGAGCAACAACCGCGATTCAATTATCGGACATGCTGGAAGAGTTTCGCATTATGTATTTTGAAGAGCCGGTTAATTATCTAAATTCAGATTTACATAAAAAGGTGTCAGAACGAGTTAATGTGCCAATTGCTGGCGGCGAAAGGTTATATAATCGTTGGGGCATAAAACCTTATATGCAGGATCAAAGCATTGATGTACTGCAACCAGATGTGGGGTTGTGTGGTGGTTTTACTGAAACCAAAAAAGTATGTGACTATGCTGATGTGTTTGATGTGCGTATACAAGCGCATGTTTGTGGTGGTCCCGTTGCAACCGCCGCTTCATTGCATTTAGAAACCGCAATCCCAAATTTTTTAATTCATGAACACCATACCTATGCGATCAAAGATTGGAATCGCGAGCTCTGTATTGAAGATCCACAACCCGTAAACGGCTATTTTCAAGTGAGTGAAGCACCGGGATTAGGCATTGAGCTCAATGATAGGGTGGTCAAACGTTCACCTAATATGACGGTTAAATAA